The Drosophila sulfurigaster albostrigata strain 15112-1811.04 chromosome 3, ASM2355843v2, whole genome shotgun sequence genomic sequence TTAGTAACTTAAACCagttaatttgatttaaattttaaaggtTATATGTTAATTCAAAGAATTCTTACACTAAGAATTTTATATGAAGGTTCTTCTTAGCAAGTATTTACTGTAGCACTTGAATTAATTAGCACATTTGGTCAGCGTCGATTtgcacacaaataaatataaatttatttttcttacaaattgttcatttatttacaggaATTTCAGCAGAAGCTCTTCCAACTCTTTGATCTGGAACGTAATGGATATTTACTACAAGATCGCTGGATCGAGCACCTGAAGGGTCGCCTCACGTAAGTACGTGGGATTGGCCAGATGAAGTTATCTGGCATCCAGTTCCCAGCCGCTTATTTGGCGTTTTTTTTAAAGAGGTGCCAAAACAATTAGCCCGATGCCAGCACAAAAAGCTGTCTCCGTACTGATTTCATTCCCAAGCACACGCAGTCTCCACTTGccttgtggttgttgttgtcgttgttgctctAGTGCTGTCCAACTGCTGCGTGCTCCAGGCGGAGGCATTCCAGCTGCGCCAAGCTGAGAGAGCTGCTACCAAGCCAGGCAGCTGGCTAGCCAACGAATGCCAGCACTGCACTTTGCACGCCAAcgggcaacgggcaacggCGATGCCATCGCCAATGGTGATGCTATCTGTGTTGTATGTTAACATATACAACAGCTAACATAGTCCGCATGCCGTTGCCTCCCCACCGCACCTCACCGCacctcctctcctctcctctgtTAGTTGTTGTCCGGGCCTGGCAGTGACTGTCACTGGCCTGCCTGTCGTAATGAAGtcattcaaatacaaatatagcGTGTCGGGCGcgggagttggagttggagtcggcaagctgcagtttgcagttgcaCTAGATGCTGtgctccagcttcagcttcagcttcagcttgttACCGGTAATGGCAATGCTAATGTTAATACCAAGctctgtttttttctcttgACTTTGACAGCGACGATCGGCAAATGGACTTTGCTGAGCAAATTGAATCTGTGGCCTATGTCATCTGCGGCGATAAGAGCCAAGTGAGCTTTAAGAACTTTCGCGATATCTGGCATACCCGAGGCGTAAGTGTCACGCCCACTTTACAAAAGTATCTCGACTTAAACACTCTATTGAAAATACTTCACAGATATTGGACAAACTCTATCGCTTGATTGACAACGATGGCACGAATCTGATATCAACCAATCAAGTTATGGAGTTCATATCGCATTTAACCAACTCCAGGTGAGTTCTATTTTCAGCCAAAGCATTGATTATATAACCGTAAATGAAGCAGGTTTCATCGGGAACATTTGATTAGAATAGCAATTGTTTTAccatgataaaaaaaaacttgatctCACTCATACTTGAAATATTCCTTTATTCAAGCGACAAACTTGTTTTCGTGGCGActcaatttttattcaatttactaAGAATCTGcgttcaaaaatgttttaattaccACAATATGAACATATACTTAGTACATTTAAAAGTTGAATACCTGCTAAAAGGGGTTGCATTATGCCTAACCCGTATTCAACTATCTTCCACTCCCTAACAATGTTACAATTTAGAATTTGGGAGGTAGAAGGCAGTtgattaatcaaatttattatattgctCCATCCATTTGAGCTAGGGTTCGCGAAATTTTTGTCAGATATGGTAACTGGGAAGTTTCTTTCTGTCTTCAAAATGAGGAAAATTCACCAACTTCCGAATTATAAAGTTAAGCATTTATGACGTGTTCCGATCTACACTAAATGGAAACtacttaatttaataagtATATCGCATTGCTCAAAATTAGAGCTTGCTAATAACTGTCAAAAGATTCAGCGCGAGAATCTCATTGAGTTTTTATCATCCGAGAGATAGATTTCGTTTGTTTTCCAGTGAAAAAATGATTGGCCTGTTGGtgattaattttaagtttttatcaGAACTATGTTGACATTTATTTCGTCTGCTTTTACAAAAAACTAAAGATTTAGTATGGACAGCTTTGTTGACACTTGATCAGCCATGTGATCCAGTTGTCAATCTCAGAAGATTAGCCTCTCGAGTGCGTCACCCTTATCTAACCTTTTTTACATACGAAActtacatatgcatatttatatattttatgacttttcTTCCACTTTTGTTCTCAAGACCCCGCACTGGCTTTGACAAGAGCTCTTTAGCTCGACTGGAGCAGCTCTTTCGCAACACTGTGGGCAATGATCAGGAAATACGACGCGAGGAGTTTCAGAAAATTGTCACCTCCAAGAATGTAGGACAATTTCtctatattttacatttcagTGAAATAATTCTTCTTTTTAGCCCTTTTTCACAGATCGCGTATTCCAAATCTTTGACAAAGATAACTCGGGTTCGATATCTCTGCAGGAGTTTATAGATGCCATACATCAGTTCTCAGGACAATCCGCTGATGATAAGATACGCTTTCTGTTCAAGGTCTACGACATAGATGGTGAGTTTTCTTTGATAGACTTAAAAAAGTTCCTTAAACATCGAAACTATTTTGCAGGCGATGGCCTTATACAGCACAAAGAGCTGCACGATGTGATACGACATTGCATTAAGGAGAATGGCATGGAGTTCTCCGAGGATCAGATTGAGGATCTAACCAGCGCCATGTTTGAAGATGCCGATCCGCATAACAGCGGCGAAATCACCTATGAAGCACTCAAGAATCAGCTGCACAAGCACGGAGGTTTGCTTGAGAATCTCAGTATTACGTAAGCAGTGTCAACTCTGCGATTAAAGATCACTTTTAAGTTTCCTCCCTTCTCTGCTACTTAGCATTGATCGCTGGCTGGTGCCCATTGCAGAGGAGGTGCCGGCGAGCAAGAAGACTGGAGGATTGTGGAATAAAATACCTCACCAGCTGACGCTGGCTTACATGAAGAACAATCAGGTGTTTGTCTCCTATCTGTTCTTCTACATTGCTGTCAATTTGTGTCTCTTTATCTCGCGTGCCATTCAATATCGCGAAAGCAACGGCTTCGTCATCATTGCCAGAGCTTGCGGTGAGTTGTTAAGACATCCCAGATTACTCAAACCATTAACCAATCATTTTGCTCTGTAGGACAATGTCTCAACTTTAATTGCGCCTGGGTTTTAGTTTTAATGTTAAGGCATTCATTGACTTATCTACGCTCGCGAGGATTATCCTCGTTTCTACCACTGGATCATCATGTCTATCTGCACAAGCTGACGGGCATCACAATCTCGGTGTTTAGCTTGGTGCACACTATAATGCATTTGTTCAATTTCTCCATTATTGTGATCAACGATCCTAAGATCAATGCTGGTCATTACACCATTACGGAATGGCTGCTCACTGATCGTCCTGGATTGTTTGGCCTCATCCCTGGCTGTGCTAATCCTACAGGCGTGGCACTCTTGACCATTTTGCTGGTTATGTTTGTTTGCTCTCAACCGTTTGTGCGACGCAAGGGCAGCTTCGAGATCTTCTACTGGACCCATCTGTTGTATGTGCCCTTCTGGATACTGACGTTGTTCCATGGCCCCAACTTCTGGAAGTGGTTTCTGCTACCGGGACTGGTGTACTTCGTGGAGCGTGTGTTGCGCTTTGTCTGGATGCGTGGCGAACATGGCAAGACGTACATTAGTTCGGGTCTGCTGCTGCCCTCCAAAGTTATCCATTTGGTCATCAAGCGGCCGTACAATTTCAACTTTCGTCCGGGCGATTATGTGTTTGTCAACATTCCAGCGATTGCCAAATACGAGTGGCATCCCTTCACCATCAGTTCGGCGCCCGAGCAAGAGGACTACATGTGGTTACACATACGCACCGTGGGCGAGTGGACAAATCGCCTGTATCGCTACTTTGAGCGTGAGCAGCAAAAGCTGCATAAAGGTGACGTCAATCAGCATATGCACGCGATTCCCACGCCCAGTTTTATGCTGCTGAATGAGACACGTAATCCCGCCATGGCCGACAAGACGCGGCTTTCGCAAACGCAAACGACAACGCCGCAAACGGATTTCCTGGCACGCAACATGGCCAGCATCACTTTAAATGCACCCACGCCACCTCAGCGTCCACCGCGGCAACATCGCAAGCTGGCGGCAAGTCCTCCAGAGGCTGCAAACACCACGGGAGTCAATCGTATACGCAGCATTAAGAAGTCACTCCAGCGCACCTTCTCTCGCAAGGAGACGGCTGAACCAAAGCCAAAACCCAACCAGGTTACTGGTATTTCGAATGGTGCTTTCGTTGGGGATGCCGGCGAGCGGGAAGATCTAAGCATGAAGCAACGGCCGCTGGAGAAGAGCATCTCTTTGCCCGACATTAGCATGAAGAGCAAGAAGCGAAGTCGACTCAAGGCGTAAGTAGAGGGGAATAGAAAgaactttttatacccgctacccatagggttgaagggtattataactttgtgccggcaggaaatgtatgtaacaggtagaaggaggcatctccgaccctattatttagtatttatattctttatcagcatcaacagccgacacgatctagccatgtccgtctgtgtgtctgtccttccgtccgtatgaaacactggatctcagagactataagagatagagctatcagagctatcattttttttcgacagcatcaaaaaaaatcgaataacaagcgtaattttaaagctagagttttggtatatataataattactatagtagttattatatagtagttaatttggttgcgatcagataaaaattgtggaagttattaaagaaatacttttgtatgggcaaaaacgcctacttactagggctcttggttgctttggccgacaacaTGGTACATTTATATGTACTACCATGGTACGTGgtacatatggtatattttgaatggtgtactatttcgatataccaaacataccatttggcatatttttagtattttcggtagattttgaaaataataccgcagtattttgcctttattaaaaattgatagcgggtatctcacagtcgagcacactcgactctaactttcttacttgtttgataTGAGGATGCTTTACAATTTTAGTTGAATTCTATTATGTTAGCTGCATTTGCAGGTATCTCACACTAAATCGCAGATTTATCAAGCAAAGGGTGTTTTACAGTCAAAACTCAGAGTAaactttcttattttaattggACTTACAATAATGGATTGAAATAAGCACACTTTACTGTACATCCAATCTTCTAATctgttttatttggtatagATAATAAATTACACATTTATCAAGAAATGAAAGGGTCTCTCAAAGTCAATACTTTCGAGTaaactttcttacttttgtGTTAACTACAATATTAACCTTAATTGTATGATAAGCAAATCGTCGTCAAGCCCACTCCCCTCTaactttatttctattttaccCCTTTCATGGCTTCTTTGCAGCCTGCGCGCCTTGGGACGCTCAGAATCGGAGCGCGCCTTTGATGACAAGCGCATGCTACGCGCTCGGCACAACAGCGTGGGCTTGGCCTACCTTAGTCCGCAGAACAAGTCGTTGGCGCAGAGTTTCCGCTACATGCGCAACAAGCCCACAATCATTGCATTCAAGACGCCCAGCGTAGAGCAATGTGATCTCCAATTGGCGACCACAGGGGAAACCAACGGCGAGCACGGCATGGCAGAGCAAGGACGTGTCTCACGGGCAGAGAGTGCGTCAGACAACAAGTTGCAGTTGACACGACTTAGCGTATCCACGGATGACAGGCCGTTGGAGGTGAGTGTCTGCTGCCTTAAGCAAGCTAAACTAACTTAATTTAAGATTAAGTCCTAATGATAATCCCCTACCCTCCTACCACCTCTAAGGATAACACTCACATGGGCGCGGGTTGCAGAAAGTCACGCTTGCGTCGTCCCACATTTCTGCGCACGTTGTCCACATCCATAACAAATCGGTCCAACATGGGCAACGGTGGCATTGGCAGTTCCACAACTAACAGCGGTAGCAAGGTCACACTCGATGCGGGCGTCATGGAGGTTTGGGTCAcaacacatacagacacacacacacaccacacatacacatatgcataATGCTAATATTTTGTGCTTCCAGATCTTTATTGATGGCCCATATGGTGCACCATCGAGCCACATCTTTGGTGCTCAGCATGCGGTGCTCATTGGCACAGGAATTGGCGTGACGCCTTTTGCATCCATACTGCAGTCGATTATGCATCGCTACTGGAAGGCGCGGCACAGTTGTCCACGCTGTCAGTTCGAGTGGGCGAGCGAGATACCCAAGTCTGTGATGAATCTGCGCAAGGTGGACTTTTTCTGGATCAATCGGGATCAACGCTCGTTCGAGTGGTTTGTCAATCTGCTGTCGCAGCTGGAGATCGAGCAGGCTGAGTTAGGTGGCGCCATGGAGCGGTAATTACACACGaaactttttacttttactgtTCTCTCAAGTTATCCTTTCTCTTTAGATTCCTGGACATGCACATGTACATTACAAGCGCGTTGCAGCGCACGGACATGAAGGCGGTGGGTCTGCAACTTGCGCTGGATCTGCTGCACGAGAAGGTATTATAGAAGAACCACTTCGAACTGCCAAGAGTTGACTATATCTTCTCTATTCCCTTAGGGTAAACGAGATCTGATCACTGGACTCAAGACACGCACGAATGCAGGACGACCCAACTGGGACAAGGTGTTCAAGCAGCTGCAGGCACAGCAGAAGGGCAAGGTTACGGTCTTCTATTGCGGACCGCCTCAGCTGGCGAAGACGCTGCGCGTCAAATGCGATCAGTATGGATTCGCTTTTCGTAAGGAGTGCTTTTGAGATTAGAATCCTTTGCATTCACAATGTTTAtctcatgtttttttttgggtttggtATCTCGTTTTCCCAATCTAAGTAGTACCATAGTATATccacttatatatatatatatatatgctgtaTTTATTTGTCCTGTGTCTCGTATTTGTCTGTGTCTTTTGTATTGTCCACCAACTTGTAAATATCTTATATATCACTATAAAGTAGAAAACAcatgattaattaattaataataataaaatgttgttacTCAATGTGTGTTTTGTCCCTCTGCGCTCCCCCTCCCCAACAAACAAACCCACACAACCAAAATTAATGCACCCTTTTCCAGGTGGATCGGAGTTCTACATCTAAGCGTCTGCCATGGCCGGAGACGCCACGTCTTTATTCTGCACTtgtcaacaaaaattaaaaattcaaaaacaaatcttcacacactcacacttaaaTCAGTTAATAAATGATTTAGTTCAATGCCTTGACCAGGTGCTGAAATTGATGTCACTTGGTCGAGACTTGCGCTCAATGGTGATAGTTTCGTCGTCAATTTTGTCCACGTTGTAGAACTCACGCAGCTCGGCAATGGCCGTCTCCTCAATTTGAGTTTGGACTAGAGATTTGTTGCGCATGCGCTCGTAGCTCTCGCGCTGCCTACGCTCATCGGCTAGAATCTTGGAGAAGCTATTGCTCTGATCTGCTGACACTGTTGCAGGCGTCGCCTGTCCACGCATCATATTCGCAAACGAGGTGGGATCTGCGCTGCTGCCCGTGGCAGCTGACGAGTTAAATGCTGGCTCTGGGTAGGTGGCAGGCGAGTTGCTAGAGATGCCCCAAGCATTGGGCACCACCACGGGGGTTGTGTTCAACTCCAACGTTGCTGAGCTGCTGGCGCGCCAACTCTGCGACTCAGAGGATAAGCGCTTGCGCTGCTTTTGCGACAACTTCTGGGACTGTGGCATCAGTGTGCTGAGATCCAAGTTGTAGCTCTTGCTTATGGGTGTGCTGGCCTCCGTTGGACTATCGGGCATTGGTGGCGTTTGTTCCTTTACTGGCGTCCGTTCCGTAAAGCTGCGAGGCGACATAACAACTAGTTCTGGGCTTGGCTGATCCTCTTGCTTCAGGACATTGTTCACCTTGAGTGCCGTCTCTGCCAGCTTGCGTTTTTGTTCCTTTTTATCCACGACACGCGACCAGTTCTTCACCTCGGTTGGCGAGCTGACCTGCGCTGCAGTCTTTTCATCAGCTGGCGATGCAGCGGATTCGCTGATGCTCAACGAACGCATCATGGTAGAGATCGCCTGCTTTTCATAGTGATGTGCATCCTGCTTGTTGTGGTCCTTTTGCTTGTGCCGTGCAGCTTCCTTCAGCTTTCCGTCCTGCATAATAGAAAATACTCTTTTAGCTGGGGTTCAGTTAAAGACAAATTTCAGCAAACTCACCGCACTCATGCGATAGTCCAAATCGACCTCGCAACCATCGACAAAGCTGAGCAACAGCTCATCTTCTATAGCCTCTGAGAAGGGTGTAATTTGACGATAGTCAAACACTGTCTTGAACATCTTTTGGTAATGAGTATTGAGCAGATGCAGCGTGCTTGCATCGCATTGCTCGATGCTGCGATAGGTCAGCACGCGTGCGAGGTTTTGGCAGATGAAGTCAAGACAGCCTTGCTGCAAGAGCTTGCAATTGTACATTGCAGCAAAGTCCAACATTTCGCCGCACTTGCGAATGCTAATCTTGTCTAGAATTAACGATTCACACACATTCTGCAGCGATTCAATAAAATACTGATCGCATAACGTTATCATATTGTAAAGAAACGTTTCCGAATAGTTTTGCTTGCAAAATGCCTCCGTATCCAAACTGTATAGATAATCGAGTATGGGCTCCAAATACTCCAAGGGAACGCTTTCAAAGTTAACAGTCGTGCGCTCTGCCCAGGAGTGCATGAACATCATCTCGAAGTACTCGAGTCGTGCCACCAAAACGCATTTGTGCGCCTCCAGTACTTCGCCCTCTTCACAAACGATGCGCACATCATAGAGCTCTGGGAAATCCGTGCGATGCATTCGACTAAATCGCTGTCTGTTGGGTAGTGGAAACTGCTGTTCCGATATGTAACTGCAAGCAAAAGGAATCACAATTATTCGAGGTCATCTAAATAGTCTAACAAAGCTTACCTCTGCACATATTTGGCAAGTTCTTGAAGCTGAAACTTGACTAAATGTGCGAGAAACATTTCACACACTCGACTGCGCTTTTGTGGCTTGTTCGGACCCAGACTCTGCTGTATGCAGTCGATATCTAAAGAAAGCAGGTTATTATAAAGTGTTACCAATCGTATTCAACTCCCTTACCATCCTCCGTTGGCCAGTAGTTGCTGTAGATGTGCTTCAGCACTAGTTCAAACATTTTCCCCGTCAAATTGTCAAAGTTCAAATAGACATTTTTATCCAGATAGCAACGTATCAATTCACGCAGTCCTGGTGCCCGGCTAAAGATGATAAACTTGTGCGCGGCAAAGCGTTCGCCATCCACATGCAGCACAACATCATGCACCGCATCCGAATCGCAGGTGTCGTGATAGAGCTTTTTGAAATGATGCTCACGTCGGGGCAGCGCTGGCTTGCGGAAGTACTTCATGTGCGACTCTTGGAGCACAGCAAATGAGGAGAAACTCTCATCGCAAACAATGTCTACAGCACGATCAATGTTTGGCACACGCTGCAAATCGATTCGCACATAGTGTTCCCTAGAGATTTCCGTGCGATTCTGATCGTTATTCTGCCAGATGTCCATGTTGTGCTTGGGCTTCTCTTGACTGCCAGCGGGAAAGGCAAGCTGATTGCATTTGCCTCGATAAACGCAGCCATCGGAGAGTATTAAAACTTGATTGCACTTATATAGGATCTTCTTCACCTGCGGCAAGCGAATCGGAGAGAAATTGCAGCTgtaaagcaaatacaaattccaattagaataataatttgtagaaaaaccaacaacaaaaggcagcTTAAACAATATTTGCCGTAGTTAATTGCACAGCAGTGGACTGCAGCTGGACTTACTTGTAGAACTGTTGCGTATTCTCGTACCAGAGGAACACTACATTCGTCTCCGTCAACATTAAGAGTTTGAGCGCTGCAGCGGAGCCCTTAGTGGAGTTCTTAATGTTGCCACCCATCACCGCAATGCTCTTGAGATCTTCGTAGCTAAAAAAAACAGATAGTAGCTCGGTTAGGGATAGATAAgatatttgttattcaaaacTCTCACTTGGGCGTCTTTATTGTTCTTGTCTTGTCCGCGTAGAACAAGAAGATTAGCTTCTCCGTTGTGTAGACCACAGTGGCTGCATTGTTGGCCTCCACAAAGTTAATGGACGTTCGATCCGGCAGCTTCATCTACAATTTAATTGGATATTTAGTCAGGTACTTAATTCTGGTGTATTCTACGTGCCAATGTTGGTGCTTGTATCGTCTTTGTCTGCGAACTGATGCCAAACTGCCCCTGATTGGCGCCCCAAACATAAATGCACTTGGCGCTGTAGGCAATAGAATGATGATCACAGGCTATGACACGTAGCAAATCGCTGGCACCTTTGTCACGTAGAGAAACAACTTCCTTGAACGTGGCCAGACTTTCACCAGCGTCACGCACG encodes the following:
- the LOC133840826 gene encoding NADPH oxidase 5 isoform X3, producing the protein MDNDSHTQDNHRGSVSSNKSLEIPVTPSRSPKKVSFSDELPSSSSSYTPSSNPAGQPEEPSGVSQVLQQAVQYLERMHGTHDYTQSKEEVFEQLTPAAVLDLDAVSVKMESPRLSATSPSILIAEPANGNGNASDANGGYGKQEMLAYEPQSNLYMERYKLNLDKNCSSMELEARREKQRWLLISECSARFGEGKHTREAFRKLFLDEEFQQKLFQLFDLERNGYLLQDRWIEHLKGRLTDDRQMDFAEQIESVAYVICGDKSQVSFKNFRDIWHTRGILDKLYRLIDNDGTNLISTNQVMEFISHLTNSRPRTGFDKSSLARLEQLFRNTVGNDQEIRREEFQKIVTSKNPFFTDRVFQIFDKDNSGSISLQEFIDAIHQFSGQSADDKIRFLFKVYDIDGEFSLIDLKKFLKHRNYFAGDGLIQHKELHDVIRHCIKENGMEFSEDQIEDLTSAMFEDADPHNSGEITYEALKNQLHKHGGLLENLSITIDRWLVPIAEEVPASKKTGGLWNKIPHQLTLAYMKNNQVFVSYLFFYIAVNLCLFISRAIQYRESNGFVIIARACGQCLNFNCAWVLVLMLRHSLTYLRSRGLSSFLPLDHHVYLHKLTGITISVFSLVHTIMHLFNFSIIVINDPKINAGHYTITEWLLTDRPGLFGLIPGCANPTGVALLTILLVMFVCSQPFVRRKGSFEIFYWTHLLYVPFWILTLFHGPNFWKWFLLPGLVYFVERVLRFVWMRGEHGKTYISSGLLLPSKVIHLVIKRPYNFNFRPGDYVFVNIPAIAKYEWHPFTISSAPEQEDYMWLHIRTVGEWTNRLYRYFEREQQKLHKGDVNQHMHAIPTPSFMLLNETRNPAMADKTRLSQTQTTTPQTDFLARNMASITLNAPTPPQRPPRQHRKLAASPPEAANTTGVNRIRSIKKSLQRTFSRKETAEPKPKPNQVTGISNGAFVGDAGEREDLSMKQRPLEKSISLPDISMKSKKRSRLKALRALGRSESERAFDDKRMLRARHNSVGLAYLSPQNKSLAQSFRYMRNKPTIIAFKTPSVEQCDLQLATTGETNGEHGMAEQGRVSRAESASDNKLQLTRLSVSTDDRPLEIFIDGPYGAPSSHIFGAQHAVLIGTGIGVTPFASILQSIMHRYWKARHSCPRCQFEWASEIPKSVMNLRKVDFFWINRDQRSFEWFVNLLSQLEIEQAELGGAMERFLDMHMYITSALQRTDMKAVGLQLALDLLHEKGKRDLITGLKTRTNAGRPNWDKVFKQLQAQQKGKVTVFYCGPPQLAKTLRVKCDQYGFAFRKECF
- the LOC133840826 gene encoding NADPH oxidase 5 isoform X4, encoding MDNDSHTQDNHRGSVSSNKSLEIPVTPSRSPKKVSFSDELPSSSSSYTPSSNPAGQPEEPSGVSQVLQQAVQYLERMHGTHDYTQSKEEVFEQLTPAAVLDLDAVSVKMESPRLSATSPSILIAEPANGNGNASDANGGYGKQEMLAYEPQSNLYMERYKLNLDKNCSSMELEARREKQRWLLISECSARFGEGKHTREAFRKLFLDEEFQQKLFQLFDLERNGYLLQDRWIEHLKGRLTDDRQMDFAEQIESVAYVICGDKSQVSFKNFRDIWHTRGILDKLYRLIDNDGTNLISTNQVMEFISHLTNSRPRTGFDKSSLARLEQLFRNTVGNDQEIRREEFQKIVTSKNPFFTDRVFQIFDKDNSGSISLQEFIDAIHQFSGQSADDKIRFLFKVYDIDGDGLIQHKELHDVIRHCIKENGMEFSEDQIEDLTSAMFEDADPHNSGEITYEALKNQLHKHGGLLENLSITIDRWLVPIAEEVPASKKTGGLWNKIPHQLTLAYMKNNQVFVSYLFFYIAVNLCLFISRAIQYRESNGFVIIARACGQCLNFNCAWVLVLMLRHSLTYLRSRGLSSFLPLDHHVYLHKLTGITISVFSLVHTIMHLFNFSIIVINDPKINAGHYTITEWLLTDRPGLFGLIPGCANPTGVALLTILLVMFVCSQPFVRRKGSFEIFYWTHLLYVPFWILTLFHGPNFWKWFLLPGLVYFVERVLRFVWMRGEHGKTYISSGLLLPSKVIHLVIKRPYNFNFRPGDYVFVNIPAIAKYEWHPFTISSAPEQEDYMWLHIRTVGEWTNRLYRYFEREQQKLHKGDVNQHMHAIPTPSFMLLNETRNPAMADKTRLSQTQTTTPQTDFLARNMASITLNAPTPPQRPPRQHRKLAASPPEAANTTGVNRIRSIKKSLQRTFSRKETAEPKPKPNQVTGISNGAFVGDAGEREDLSMKQRPLEKSISLPDISMKSKKRSRLKALRALGRSESERAFDDKRMLRARHNSVGLAYLSPQNKSLAQSFRYMRNKPTIIAFKTPSVEQCDLQLATTGETNGEHGMAEQGRVSRAESASDNKLQLTRLSVSTDDRPLEIFIDGPYGAPSSHIFGAQHAVLIGTGIGVTPFASILQSIMHRYWKARHSCPRCQFEWASEIPKSVMNLRKVDFFWINRDQRSFEWFVNLLSQLEIEQAELGGAMERFLDMHMYITSALQRTDMKAVGLQLALDLLHEKGKRDLITGLKTRTNAGRPNWDKVFKQLQAQQKGKVTVFYCGPPQLAKTLRVKCDQYGFAFRKECF
- the LOC133840826 gene encoding NADPH oxidase 5 isoform X1 — its product is MDNDSHTQDNHRGSVSSNKSLEIPVTPSRSPKKVSFSDELPSSSSSYTPSSNPAGQPEEPSGVSQVLQQAVQYLERMHGTHDYTQSKEEVFEQLTPAAVLDLDAVSVKMESPRLSATSPSILIAEPANGNGNASDANGGYGKQEMLAYEPQSNLYMERYKLNLDKNCSSMELEARREKQRWLLISECSARFGEGKHTREAFRKLFLDEEFQQKLFQLFDLERNGYLLQDRWIEHLKGRLTDDRQMDFAEQIESVAYVICGDKSQVSFKNFRDIWHTRGILDKLYRLIDNDGTNLISTNQVMEFISHLTNSRPRTGFDKSSLARLEQLFRNTVGNDQEIRREEFQKIVTSKNPFFTDRVFQIFDKDNSGSISLQEFIDAIHQFSGQSADDKIRFLFKVYDIDGEFSLIDLKKFLKHRNYFAGDGLIQHKELHDVIRHCIKENGMEFSEDQIEDLTSAMFEDADPHNSGEITYEALKNQLHKHGGLLENLSITIDRWLVPIAEEVPASKKTGGLWNKIPHQLTLAYMKNNQVFVSYLFFYIAVNLCLFISRAIQYRESNGFVIIARACGQCLNFNCAWVLVLMLRHSLTYLRSRGLSSFLPLDHHVYLHKLTGITISVFSLVHTIMHLFNFSIIVINDPKINAGHYTITEWLLTDRPGLFGLIPGCANPTGVALLTILLVMFVCSQPFVRRKGSFEIFYWTHLLYVPFWILTLFHGPNFWKWFLLPGLVYFVERVLRFVWMRGEHGKTYISSGLLLPSKVIHLVIKRPYNFNFRPGDYVFVNIPAIAKYEWHPFTISSAPEQEDYMWLHIRTVGEWTNRLYRYFEREQQKLHKGDVNQHMHAIPTPSFMLLNETRNPAMADKTRLSQTQTTTPQTDFLARNMASITLNAPTPPQRPPRQHRKLAASPPEAANTTGVNRIRSIKKSLQRTFSRKETAEPKPKPNQVTGISNGAFVGDAGEREDLSMKQRPLEKSISLPDISMKSKKRSRLKALRALGRSESERAFDDKRMLRARHNSVGLAYLSPQNKSLAQSFRYMRNKPTIIAFKTPSVEQCDLQLATTGETNGEHGMAEQGRVSRAESASDNKLQLTRLSVSTDDRPLEDNTHMGAGCRKSRLRRPTFLRTLSTSITNRSNMGNGGIGSSTTNSGSKVTLDAGVMEIFIDGPYGAPSSHIFGAQHAVLIGTGIGVTPFASILQSIMHRYWKARHSCPRCQFEWASEIPKSVMNLRKVDFFWINRDQRSFEWFVNLLSQLEIEQAELGGAMERFLDMHMYITSALQRTDMKAVGLQLALDLLHEKGKRDLITGLKTRTNAGRPNWDKVFKQLQAQQKGKVTVFYCGPPQLAKTLRVKCDQYGFAFRKECF